A single genomic interval of Vibrio maritimus harbors:
- a CDS encoding fumarylacetoacetate hydrolase family protein, giving the protein MKAVVVGETKFYPSKILCVGRNYVEHIHELGNEVPENMVVFNKPNSSIATELHSFLDEPLHYEAEICFIIKDKQLHAVGFGLDLTKRALQSKLKGKGLPWERAKAFDHSAKFSRFIPLEGLDVSKLEVELFINSMRMQLGGTPQMLYKPQVILQELNSYTSLEDGDVVMTGTPQGVGEIVAGDRFLGRIKHDGKAIIEVEWVAV; this is encoded by the coding sequence ATGAAAGCGGTCGTCGTCGGAGAAACAAAGTTTTATCCATCCAAGATTCTATGTGTGGGGCGTAACTACGTCGAACACATCCATGAACTGGGTAATGAAGTGCCGGAAAACATGGTGGTCTTCAATAAGCCTAACTCAAGCATAGCGACCGAGTTGCACTCTTTTCTCGATGAACCTCTCCACTACGAGGCGGAAATCTGCTTTATTATCAAAGATAAGCAGTTGCATGCCGTCGGTTTTGGTTTAGATCTTACTAAGCGTGCTCTGCAATCTAAGCTCAAAGGCAAAGGACTGCCATGGGAGCGTGCGAAAGCGTTCGACCACTCTGCCAAGTTCAGTCGATTTATCCCTCTTGAAGGCTTAGATGTGAGTAAATTAGAGGTGGAGCTTTTTATCAACAGTATGCGTATGCAGCTCGGCGGCACGCCTCAAATGCTTTACAAGCCACAAGTCATCTTGCAAGAGCTTAACTCCTACACGAGTCTAGAGGACGGGGACGTGGTTATGACGGGTACACCACAGGGTGTGGGAGAGATTGTTGCGGGTGACCGATTCCTTGGCCGCATTAAGCATGACGGTAAGGCGATTATTGAGGTTGAATGGGTCGCGGTTTAA
- a CDS encoding DUF4962 domain-containing protein codes for MSNEKSFDAIKKMKLENDTSAGNLVDLLPIEVQKRDFDLSFLDNLSEARPRLLIQSEELAEFKAKVKEDESYCMFDDFFNNSTKKFLDTAPYAEPQPYPEETVGKASLWRPYWRQMYVDCQMALNATRNLSIAGIVKEDEALIAKAKAWTLQLATYDPDGVTSRGYNDEAAFRVIAAMAWGYDWLHAHFTEEEREIVREALVTRLDEIMHHLKVTVDLLANPLNSHGVRSISSAIIPTCIALYHDHPKAGEYIAYALEYYAVHYPPWGGEDGGWAEGPDYWNTQTAFLGEAFDLLKAYTGVNMFNKTFYENTGDFPLYCMPVHSKRASFCDQSSIGDFPGLKLAYNIKHYAGVNQKPEYVWYYNQLKGRDTEAHTKFYNFGWWDFGYDDLRFNILWDAPEEQAPSNDPLLKVFPITGWAAFHNRMTERDEHIHMVFKCSPFGSISHSHGDQNAFTLHAFGETLASITGYYGGFGVDMHTKWRRHTFSKNLPLFNGKGQYGENKNTNFEGHQDRFCIEAGGQITDYDTDSDVKFVEGDATASYKFFTPDIESYKRKIWFVKGKVFVMQDKASFAEEKDLTWLMHTTFNTETADKSFAIRGENAHLDVSFINDSADNITSVKNVEGFGDVDPYEYQDLEIHRHVEVEFSAAKQHNVLTLLVPNKNNGEQVEVSHKVEGNTLLLTVDGETVTIEL; via the coding sequence ATGAGTAACGAGAAATCATTCGACGCAATCAAGAAGATGAAGCTGGAGAACGATACTTCAGCTGGTAACTTGGTTGACCTACTTCCTATCGAAGTTCAAAAGAGAGACTTTGACCTTTCTTTCCTAGACAACCTTTCTGAGGCTCGTCCTCGCCTACTTATCCAATCTGAAGAATTGGCTGAATTCAAAGCTAAGGTTAAAGAAGATGAGTCTTACTGCATGTTCGACGACTTCTTCAATAACTCAACGAAGAAGTTCCTAGACACTGCACCATACGCAGAGCCACAGCCATACCCAGAAGAAACAGTAGGTAAAGCCTCTCTATGGCGTCCTTACTGGCGTCAAATGTACGTTGATTGCCAAATGGCACTTAACGCAACTCGTAACTTGTCTATCGCAGGTATCGTGAAAGAGGACGAAGCGCTAATCGCAAAAGCAAAAGCGTGGACACTTCAACTCGCGACTTACGATCCAGACGGCGTAACATCTCGCGGCTACAACGATGAAGCGGCGTTCCGCGTTATCGCAGCAATGGCTTGGGGCTATGACTGGCTACACGCTCACTTCACAGAAGAAGAGCGCGAAATCGTACGTGAAGCACTAGTGACTCGCCTAGACGAAATCATGCATCACCTAAAAGTGACGGTCGACCTATTGGCTAACCCACTTAACAGCCACGGTGTTCGTTCAATCTCGTCTGCTATCATTCCGACGTGTATTGCGCTTTATCACGACCACCCTAAAGCAGGCGAATACATCGCTTACGCTCTAGAATACTACGCAGTTCACTACCCACCATGGGGCGGCGAAGACGGCGGTTGGGCTGAAGGTCCTGACTACTGGAACACGCAAACCGCATTCCTAGGTGAAGCTTTCGACCTATTGAAAGCGTACACTGGCGTGAATATGTTCAACAAAACGTTCTACGAGAACACAGGTGACTTCCCGCTATACTGCATGCCTGTTCACTCGAAGCGCGCAAGTTTCTGTGACCAGTCATCTATCGGTGACTTCCCGGGTCTTAAACTGGCATACAACATCAAGCATTACGCAGGTGTAAACCAGAAGCCAGAGTACGTTTGGTACTACAACCAACTTAAAGGTCGTGATACTGAAGCACACACTAAATTCTACAACTTCGGTTGGTGGGACTTCGGCTACGACGATCTTCGCTTCAACATCCTATGGGATGCACCAGAAGAGCAAGCTCCGTCTAACGATCCACTTCTAAAAGTGTTCCCAATTACAGGTTGGGCTGCGTTCCACAACCGTATGACTGAGCGCGATGAGCACATCCACATGGTGTTCAAGTGCAGCCCGTTTGGCTCAATCAGCCACTCGCACGGTGACCAAAACGCATTCACACTGCATGCATTTGGTGAAACTTTGGCATCTATCACTGGTTACTACGGTGGCTTCGGCGTAGACATGCACACTAAGTGGCGTCGTCACACGTTCTCTAAGAACCTTCCACTATTTAATGGTAAAGGTCAGTACGGTGAGAACAAGAACACGAACTTCGAAGGTCACCAAGATCGCTTCTGTATCGAAGCAGGTGGTCAAATCACTGATTACGATACAGATTCTGATGTTAAGTTCGTTGAAGGTGATGCAACAGCCTCATACAAGTTCTTCACGCCAGACATTGAGTCTTACAAGCGTAAGATCTGGTTTGTAAAAGGCAAAGTGTTCGTAATGCAAGACAAAGCGAGCTTCGCTGAAGAAAAAGACCTGACTTGGCTAATGCACACAACGTTCAACACAGAGACAGCTGATAAGTCATTCGCTATCCGTGGTGAGAATGCACACCTAGACGTGAGCTTCATCAACGACAGCGCTGACAACATCACATCTGTGAAAAATGTTGAAGGCTTTGGTGACGTAGACCCATACGAGTACCAAGACCTAGAAATCCACCGTCACGTTGAAGTGGAATTCTCTGCAGCTAAGCAGCACAACGTTCTAACGCTATTGGTTCCAAACAAGAACAACGGCGAGCAAGTTGAAGTGTCTCATAAAGTTGAAGGCAACACGCTTCTTCTGACTGTAGACGGCGAAACAGTGACTATCGAGCTGTAA
- the coxB gene encoding cytochrome c oxidase subunit II yields MKRLLTIHVGIGLATALVSQPLLAESSNYNLTRGVTDISNQVYDLHMLIFYICCAIAFVVFGVMFYSIFKHRKSKGAVPANFHESTKVEVVWTVIPIIILVLMAIPATKTLVAMEDTSQSDITIKITGSQWKWHYAYFGEDVEFFSLMSTSQKQIDGIEEKGAHYLLEVDNPLVVPIDKKIRFLMTSDDVIHSWWVPDFAVKKDTIPGFINEAWTKIDEPGVYRGQCAELCGKAHGFMPIVVQAMTQADYDVWLAGKREEMALAKAEAAKALDATLSIEELLTTGESIYASRCSVCHQANGQGLPGAFPAIAGAEVATTGPIDTHISKIVDGVSGTAMQSFANQLTDKEIAAVITYQRNAWGNNTGDVIQASDINAYKTQEAEPSSKEL; encoded by the coding sequence TTGAAGAGATTGCTGACCATTCACGTTGGGATTGGTTTGGCGACTGCGCTTGTCAGCCAACCTCTCCTCGCCGAGTCGAGTAACTACAACTTAACTCGGGGTGTTACTGATATCAGTAACCAAGTCTATGACCTGCATATGCTCATCTTTTACATTTGCTGTGCAATAGCCTTTGTGGTGTTTGGGGTGATGTTTTACTCCATTTTCAAACACAGAAAGTCCAAAGGTGCTGTGCCTGCGAATTTCCACGAGAGTACTAAAGTCGAAGTTGTTTGGACCGTGATACCCATCATCATCTTGGTATTGATGGCGATTCCTGCGACCAAAACCTTAGTGGCGATGGAAGATACCTCTCAATCAGATATCACGATCAAAATTACCGGTTCGCAGTGGAAGTGGCATTACGCATACTTTGGCGAAGACGTTGAATTTTTCTCGTTGATGTCGACCTCGCAAAAACAGATCGATGGGATAGAAGAGAAGGGGGCGCACTATCTGCTTGAAGTGGATAACCCGCTGGTTGTGCCCATCGATAAAAAGATCCGTTTCTTAATGACGTCCGATGACGTTATCCACTCATGGTGGGTGCCTGACTTTGCGGTCAAGAAGGACACCATCCCAGGCTTTATTAATGAAGCTTGGACCAAAATCGATGAGCCAGGTGTGTATCGAGGTCAATGTGCCGAGCTTTGCGGTAAAGCGCACGGCTTTATGCCCATTGTTGTTCAAGCCATGACACAAGCGGATTACGACGTATGGTTGGCTGGCAAACGAGAAGAAATGGCGCTAGCCAAAGCCGAAGCGGCCAAAGCGTTGGATGCGACGCTGTCTATTGAAGAGCTTTTGACCACAGGCGAAAGCATTTATGCAAGTCGCTGCTCTGTTTGTCACCAAGCGAACGGACAAGGTCTTCCCGGTGCGTTCCCTGCTATTGCAGGGGCCGAAGTGGCGACGACGGGTCCTATTGATACACACATCAGCAAGATTGTCGATGGTGTGTCGGGTACAGCGATGCAGTCGTTCGCCAATCAGCTAACCGATAAAGAGATCGCAGCTGTTATTACCTATCAGCGTAACGCTTGGGGTAATAACACCGGAGATGTAATTCAAGCCTCAGACATCAATGCGTACAAAACTCAGGAAGCGGAGCCTAGCTCCAAGGAGTTATGA